A region from the Bradyrhizobium sp. CCBAU 53340 genome encodes:
- a CDS encoding ABC transporter ATP-binding protein, translating into MTEPLLEVDQLNVGYGEGIVISGLSFAIEAGGSLAVLGRNGAGKSTLMLALAGHLTPRSGRIRFRGNEIADLAPHRRCRLGIGWVPQGREIFAPLTVEENLQIAATNGPWTIERIFEMFPSLKARRTNFGDQLSGGEQQMLAIGRALVTNPRLLLLDEPLEGLAPVVAQDVARCITAITETESMAVILIEQHAGFALRLARQAIILERGIAVRNGESSAIAADRGALEQYVGIRKPGRAA; encoded by the coding sequence GTGACTGAGCCGCTGCTCGAGGTCGACCAGCTCAACGTGGGCTATGGTGAAGGAATCGTCATCAGCGGACTGTCCTTCGCGATTGAGGCCGGCGGCTCTCTTGCGGTTCTGGGCCGAAACGGGGCCGGAAAATCAACCCTGATGCTCGCCCTTGCGGGTCATCTCACGCCCCGCTCGGGGCGAATTCGTTTTCGCGGCAACGAGATCGCCGACCTAGCGCCACACCGGCGATGCCGACTGGGCATCGGGTGGGTGCCGCAAGGCCGCGAGATATTCGCCCCCCTCACTGTCGAGGAGAACCTGCAGATTGCCGCGACGAACGGACCTTGGACAATCGAGCGCATCTTCGAGATGTTTCCAAGTCTGAAGGCACGTCGCACCAATTTCGGAGATCAGCTGTCGGGCGGCGAACAGCAGATGCTGGCGATCGGTCGAGCCCTGGTGACGAACCCGCGCTTGCTGCTGCTCGACGAGCCGCTCGAAGGCCTCGCCCCCGTCGTCGCGCAGGACGTCGCGCGCTGCATCACCGCGATCACCGAGACCGAGAGCATGGCGGTCATTCTGATCGAGCAGCACGCAGGCTTCGCGCTCAGGCTGGCGCGGCAGGCGATCATCCTGGAGCGCGGCATTGCCGTTCGCAACGGAGAAAGCAGCGCTATTGCGGCGGATCGCGGTGCCCTCGAACAATATGTCGGCATCCGCAAACCCGGTCGCGCCGCGTAG